TCGTGGCTCCAGCGAACCTGTTTGAGCACCATGGATTGTACCGCCGCCAGCTTCTGTTCGGGGGTCAGCCCTTCCAGCTTCGCTGCCATCGCGAGAACGAGCGGGTGGTCGCGGTCGGCCTGTGACACCCGCCGGAAGCGCGCATCGTAGAAGGTTACCCCAGCCCCGAGCGCCGCCGTGCCGAAAACGTCGGGCCGCGCAGGCGCGATTGGCGTGCCTGGACGAACGGAGATATCGCGAAGGCGATTATATTTTCCGGGTGCCGAATCCCGGCCGACAACTGTCTGACCGGATGAGACCGTAGCGGTGCCGAACGCAATCACACAGAGCGCGGTGCGCCGAACGATCATTCCGACCATAAGTTCGCTCCCGGGCGGAGAAGGCCCGAAGCAAACATGACCGACGCAAACCGTTAAAGTAACCGGTTAACGTCTGTTAACGGAATCTAACCATGATATTGTTGCAGACCAGTAACATCCGGGTCAGCGAGTGACGGATCCGATGATCCACACCAGTGACAGCAAAGCCGTTACCAGCAATAACGAAATGCCGAGAATGTAGCGGACGATGTGGGGCTGCGTTCCGCCGCTGGCTTCTTCTGCTGTGACGTGAAGTTCATCGCCCTGCCGTTCCATCGCGACTCTCCCGACCGGTTCGCCGCAGCGAATATAGCTGCTTGCGGGTTCAAGGGATAGCGGGCGGCACCGTCCTAGCGGTCAGCCGCCAACCATCCGGTAAGAACATAGAACAGGATCATCAGCGGGCCCGTGATCAGGATCAGCGCGACCAGGCCGAGGCGGATCAGCAGCACATCGACGCCGGTGTAGTCGGCGAGACCCGCAGCGACCCCCATCACCTTGCCTTGTTCGCGGTTGAGTACGTAGCGACCGTTCATGGAATGGTCCTTTTTCACAAAATTCTATTAGGCGAGCGGCAGTGGGCCGACAGCGGCGCTGACGAAGAGCATGGCGCTGATGAAGGCACCGGCGAAAGCGACTGCAGTGTCACGAAGCGAAACGAAAGTGAGCATTTCTATTCTCCCTTTTTGCTCCGGCCAATCCGGAGATACCCACTCAATGCAGGGAGCGTGCCAAATGGAAATTATCGTTATTTTCCAGTGAGGCCTGTAGCCGGCGCTATCATGATGGTGGGAATTCCCACAATCAGTTGGTGGGAATTTCCACCAACGAGTCGGGAAAAGCGGCGCGATCGGGATGGCGCGGCCGAAGCGATTTGAAGAAGGCGAAGGCTGGAGCCATATCCCGCTCGTAATCCCCGGTCGGCTCGATGAT
The window above is part of the Sphingomonas sp. HDW15A genome. Proteins encoded here:
- a CDS encoding transglutaminase-like cysteine peptidase, with translation MVGMIVRRTALCVIAFGTATVSSGQTVVGRDSAPGKYNRLRDISVRPGTPIAPARPDVFGTAALGAGVTFYDARFRRVSQADRDHPLVLAMAAKLEGLTPEQKLAAVQSMVLKQVRWSHDLENMRVADFWSNAAETLERGTGDSEDIAIVEMQVLKAAGFDPRDLYISIGRHRRAGSHVVLLARTPSGFMALDDQVGQPTPASSVAQFTPVMTIGYGKSWIHGRRITGMTARAGAR
- a CDS encoding PspC domain-containing protein; this translates as MNGRYVLNREQGKVMGVAAGLADYTGVDVLLIRLGLVALILITGPLMILFYVLTGWLAADR